In Streptomyces capitiformicae, one genomic interval encodes:
- a CDS encoding CaiB/BaiF CoA transferase family protein: MTEPDVETGSFLTGVRVVEIADELGEYCGKILAGLGADVIKVEPLGGERTRRIGPFVDDRPDPNRSLHFWHYNFGKRAIVLDLETPEGREQFSRLVRTTDVLLDTRHRDYLRERGLGYEELRRANPGLVYARISPFGDTGPWADYVGSDLIHLALGGVVMNCGYDPDPTGTYDTPPVAPQMWHAYHITGEIMAAQIMVALCYRLDTGVGQALSSAVHEAVSKNTETDLPDWIYNRTPHQRLTCRHSFGRREESAASGTGAAATTPGISRTKDGRWVLPYRTYLPGFTSGAASIGRVLAPHGMEGDLLDEKYDDPAVLARAETKHHINAAVDRFVAGFTFDKDLWKEGQAAGMAWAPVRRPEENVADEHWRDRGAFIDVEHPEIGRTFTEIGAKWYSPGLPWRDGPRAPLLDEHTAEVLAGLETLSPTPRADKPVGTAAEPVLSKHGKPFALAGVRVIDLSWFLASAGAGRFLAAHGAEVIKVEHLSRLDGMRLGLGMLPDGGRAERDQAQAPIVPSPTTSVNRSGAFMEINAGKRGISLNLKDPRALDLLKELIKDADMVVEGFSPGTMERMGLGYEELRKLNPSIIYVQQSGMGQHGRYQRLRAFGPTAQAMSGISDMSGLPEPYAPAGIGYSYLDWFGAYQMATAMTAALHRKRTTGEGCWIDSSQVECGLYLTGTAVLDHSVNGRSWSRYGNRSPYLPAAPHGVYPAAGDDQWIAIAAFDQEQWLALTRVLRVPEWAADPKLITLEDRLAHQDHLDALLTAATAKWEPFQLMEELQAARVPAGVCQTAQDRYETDPQLAHLDWLVEVEQAEMGHWPVKEVPVRFSETPAYIGGRFDRSGPNYGQDNAYVYGELLGLSPDEIEDRSREGVI; encoded by the coding sequence GTGACCGAACCAGATGTCGAGACCGGCAGCTTCCTGACCGGCGTCCGCGTGGTGGAGATCGCCGACGAACTCGGCGAGTACTGCGGGAAGATCCTCGCCGGCCTCGGCGCGGACGTGATCAAGGTCGAACCCCTCGGCGGCGAACGCACCCGCAGAATCGGGCCGTTCGTCGACGACCGGCCCGACCCCAACCGCAGTCTGCACTTCTGGCACTACAACTTCGGCAAGCGTGCGATCGTCCTCGACCTGGAAACCCCCGAGGGACGCGAGCAGTTCTCCCGGCTGGTGCGGACCACCGACGTCCTGCTCGACACCCGGCACCGCGACTACCTCCGCGAGCGGGGACTCGGGTACGAGGAGCTGCGCCGTGCCAACCCCGGCCTGGTGTACGCCCGCATCAGCCCGTTCGGGGACACCGGCCCGTGGGCCGACTACGTGGGCAGTGATCTGATCCACCTGGCCCTGGGCGGTGTGGTCATGAACTGCGGGTACGACCCCGACCCGACCGGCACCTACGACACCCCGCCCGTGGCACCCCAGATGTGGCATGCGTACCACATCACCGGGGAGATCATGGCCGCGCAGATCATGGTGGCGCTCTGCTACCGGCTGGATACCGGCGTGGGGCAGGCGCTGTCCTCGGCCGTGCACGAGGCCGTCTCGAAGAACACCGAGACCGATCTGCCGGACTGGATCTACAACAGGACGCCGCACCAGCGTCTGACGTGCCGTCACTCCTTCGGCCGGCGGGAGGAGTCCGCCGCCTCCGGCACCGGCGCGGCCGCGACGACTCCGGGCATCTCGCGGACGAAGGACGGCCGCTGGGTCCTGCCGTACCGGACCTACCTGCCCGGTTTCACCTCCGGCGCGGCCTCGATCGGACGCGTGCTCGCTCCCCATGGGATGGAGGGTGACCTCCTCGACGAGAAGTACGACGACCCGGCCGTGCTCGCCAGGGCGGAGACCAAGCACCACATCAACGCGGCCGTCGACCGGTTCGTCGCCGGCTTCACCTTCGACAAGGACCTGTGGAAGGAGGGCCAGGCCGCCGGGATGGCCTGGGCGCCCGTCCGCCGGCCCGAGGAGAACGTCGCCGACGAGCACTGGCGGGACCGCGGCGCCTTCATCGACGTGGAACACCCCGAGATCGGCAGGACCTTCACCGAGATCGGCGCGAAGTGGTACAGCCCCGGCCTGCCGTGGCGCGACGGCCCCCGCGCACCGCTCCTCGACGAGCACACCGCCGAGGTGCTCGCCGGCCTCGAAACCCTCTCCCCCACCCCGCGCGCCGACAAACCGGTGGGGACCGCGGCCGAGCCGGTGCTCAGCAAGCACGGAAAGCCCTTCGCGTTGGCCGGTGTCCGGGTCATCGACCTCAGCTGGTTCCTCGCCAGTGCGGGCGCCGGCCGGTTCCTGGCCGCCCACGGGGCCGAGGTGATCAAGGTCGAGCACCTGTCCCGCCTGGACGGGATGCGTCTGGGCCTCGGCATGCTGCCCGACGGAGGCCGGGCGGAGCGCGACCAGGCGCAGGCGCCGATCGTCCCGTCCCCGACGACCAGCGTGAACCGCAGCGGCGCCTTCATGGAGATCAACGCGGGCAAGCGGGGAATCAGCCTCAACCTGAAGGACCCCCGCGCCCTCGACCTGCTCAAAGAGCTGATCAAGGACGCCGACATGGTCGTCGAGGGCTTCTCCCCCGGGACCATGGAGCGGATGGGGCTGGGATACGAGGAGCTTCGCAAGCTCAATCCCTCGATCATCTACGTGCAGCAGTCCGGCATGGGTCAGCACGGGCGCTACCAGCGGCTGCGCGCCTTCGGCCCGACCGCACAGGCCATGTCAGGGATCTCCGACATGTCCGGACTTCCTGAACCCTACGCACCGGCCGGCATCGGCTACTCCTACCTCGACTGGTTCGGCGCCTACCAGATGGCGACCGCGATGACCGCCGCCCTCCACCGCAAGCGGACCACCGGCGAGGGCTGCTGGATCGACTCCTCGCAGGTCGAGTGCGGCCTCTACCTGACCGGCACAGCCGTCCTCGACCACTCGGTCAACGGCCGGTCCTGGTCCCGCTACGGCAACCGGTCGCCGTACCTGCCCGCGGCCCCGCACGGCGTGTACCCGGCAGCGGGTGACGACCAGTGGATCGCGATCGCCGCGTTCGACCAGGAGCAGTGGCTCGCCCTGACCCGGGTGCTCCGGGTGCCGGAGTGGGCCGCCGACCCCAAGCTGATCACGTTGGAGGACCGGCTGGCGCACCAGGACCACCTCGACGCGCTGCTCACGGCGGCCACGGCGAAGTGGGAACCGTTCCAGCTCATGGAGGAACTCCAGGCCGCGCGGGTACCGGCCGGGGTCTGCCAGACAGCCCAGGACCGCTACGAGACCGATCCCCAACTCGCCCACCTGGACTGGCTGGTGGAGGTCGAGCAGGCCGAGATGGGCCACTGGCCGGTGAAGGAGGTCCCCGTCCGGTTCAGCGAGACACCCGCCTACATCGGCGGCCGGTTCGACCGCAGCGGACCGAACTACGGCCAGGACAACGCCTACGTCTACGGCGAGTTGCTCGGCCTTTCTCCGGACGAGATCGAGGACCGCTCCCGAGAGGGGGTGATCTGA
- a CDS encoding Zn-dependent alcohol dehydrogenase — protein sequence MKATVFTPPETKLVIEEVTLDKLGPQDVRVTVEASGVCRSDLSVLRATAEAAGSAGAPPMILGHEGAGVVTAVGTDVRRVKAGDRVIASFVPECGECWYCVRGESNHCETYGGSGAGHVTRSDGSRPLGMSGLGTFAEEMIVHEHAVVPVRTDLPSEQLALIGCGVTTGVGAALWTAQVKPGATVAVFGCGGVGQFVMQGARIAGAARVFAVDPVPMKREHARQAGATDLVDPSSADPVEQIREATGGRGVDYAFEVIGNPNVIMQAYDATRPRGTTVVVGMAAADATITLPAVPLFLQEKRLIGSFYGSAQIRRNFADLVALAESGQLDIGSAVSRRIRLDEVNDAFRAMEAGEVIRSVIC from the coding sequence ATGAAAGCAACGGTGTTCACCCCTCCGGAAACCAAGCTCGTCATCGAGGAGGTCACGCTGGACAAACTCGGCCCGCAGGACGTCCGGGTGACCGTCGAGGCGAGTGGAGTGTGCCGGAGCGATCTGTCGGTTCTCCGGGCGACGGCGGAGGCGGCCGGCTCGGCGGGGGCGCCGCCGATGATCCTCGGTCACGAGGGCGCGGGAGTCGTCACCGCCGTCGGCACCGACGTACGGCGGGTCAAGGCCGGCGACCGGGTCATCGCGTCGTTCGTCCCCGAGTGCGGTGAATGCTGGTACTGCGTGCGCGGCGAGTCCAACCACTGCGAGACGTACGGGGGCAGCGGGGCCGGCCACGTCACCCGGTCCGACGGGTCGCGTCCGCTGGGCATGTCGGGGCTGGGCACGTTCGCCGAGGAAATGATCGTGCACGAGCACGCCGTCGTCCCGGTGCGCACCGATCTGCCGAGCGAGCAGCTCGCTCTCATCGGCTGCGGTGTGACCACCGGCGTGGGTGCCGCCCTGTGGACCGCCCAGGTCAAGCCCGGGGCGACCGTGGCGGTGTTCGGCTGCGGCGGCGTGGGCCAGTTCGTGATGCAGGGCGCCCGGATCGCGGGCGCGGCGCGCGTCTTCGCCGTCGACCCGGTCCCGATGAAACGCGAGCACGCCCGGCAGGCCGGGGCCACGGACCTCGTCGACCCGAGCAGTGCCGACCCGGTGGAGCAGATACGCGAGGCGACCGGCGGGCGCGGAGTCGACTACGCCTTCGAGGTGATCGGCAACCCGAATGTGATCATGCAGGCCTACGACGCGACCCGCCCCCGGGGGACCACGGTCGTCGTCGGTATGGCCGCGGCCGACGCCACGATCACCCTGCCGGCCGTGCCTCTCTTCCTCCAGGAGAAGCGCCTCATCGGCTCGTTCTACGGATCGGCCCAGATCCGCCGGAACTTCGCCGACCTCGTCGCGCTGGCCGAGAGCGGACAGCTCGACATCGGGTCCGCGGTCTCCCGGCGGATCCGCCTCGACGAGGTCAACGACGCCTTCCGCGCGATGGAGGCGGGCGAGGTCATCCGCAGCGTCATCTGCTGA
- a CDS encoding aldehyde dehydrogenase: MPTFQRLYIGGDWVTPDSTRVLDVISPSTEESVGSAPSASRADLDRAVAAARAAFDTGPWPRLSPADRAQHLRRLADGLRAHGSRLSTVITDEAGLPTMMSTANSSIGLLTYFADFIERYDFAELRGGEYADVVVRSEPVGVVAAVLPWNSPLAIAFMKLAPALAAGCTVVLKVDPLTPLHAFVLGEVLEEIGFPPGVVNILPAEREVSEALVSHSGIDKVSFTGSTATGTRVAEICARDLRRYSLELGGKSAAIVLEDADLPTVMPGLAGAACLNNGEACVLQSRVLAPRSRYDEVVDALSDAIAAMPVGDPHDPKTAFGPLISEQHRDRVEGYIASGISEGAQAVLGGDRPQGLSRGWYVEPTVLRNVDNRMRVAQEEIFGPVVSVIPYDTESDAVRIANDTPYGLSGTVWTADFAHGMEIAARIRAGNYGVNTFGMESCAPFGGFKSSGVGRENGPEGFAQFIEKKAVHVPKGTRVNGDGSRS, from the coding sequence TTGCCTACTTTCCAAAGGCTGTACATCGGAGGGGACTGGGTCACCCCGGACTCCACACGGGTCCTGGACGTCATCTCTCCGAGTACCGAGGAATCCGTCGGATCGGCGCCGAGCGCGTCCCGAGCCGACCTCGACCGGGCGGTCGCGGCAGCGCGTGCCGCGTTCGACACCGGTCCCTGGCCGCGGCTGTCGCCGGCCGACCGGGCACAGCACCTGCGACGGCTGGCCGACGGTCTTCGCGCCCACGGCAGCCGACTGAGCACCGTCATCACCGACGAGGCCGGCCTGCCCACCATGATGAGTACGGCCAACTCCTCCATCGGCCTCCTCACCTACTTCGCCGATTTCATCGAGCGCTACGACTTCGCCGAGCTCCGCGGGGGCGAGTACGCCGATGTCGTCGTGCGCAGCGAGCCGGTCGGGGTGGTGGCGGCGGTCCTGCCGTGGAACTCACCGCTGGCCATCGCGTTCATGAAACTCGCGCCCGCGCTGGCGGCGGGATGCACGGTCGTGCTGAAGGTCGATCCCCTTACGCCGCTGCACGCGTTCGTCCTGGGCGAGGTGCTGGAGGAGATCGGGTTCCCTCCGGGTGTGGTCAACATCCTGCCCGCGGAACGCGAGGTGAGCGAGGCACTGGTCTCCCACTCGGGGATCGACAAGGTCAGCTTCACGGGCAGCACCGCCACGGGCACCCGCGTCGCCGAGATCTGCGCTCGTGACCTGCGGCGCTACAGCCTCGAACTCGGCGGAAAGTCCGCGGCGATCGTGCTCGAGGACGCCGACCTGCCGACCGTGATGCCGGGTCTGGCGGGTGCCGCATGCCTGAACAACGGTGAGGCGTGCGTCCTGCAGAGCAGGGTGCTGGCTCCGCGCAGCCGCTACGACGAGGTGGTCGACGCTCTCAGCGATGCCATCGCCGCCATGCCGGTCGGCGATCCGCACGATCCGAAAACCGCCTTCGGCCCGCTGATCAGCGAACAGCACAGGGACAGGGTGGAGGGCTACATCGCGAGCGGCATCTCCGAGGGCGCGCAGGCGGTCCTGGGCGGCGACCGGCCCCAGGGGCTGTCCCGCGGCTGGTACGTGGAACCGACCGTGCTGCGCAACGTCGACAACCGGATGCGGGTGGCCCAGGAGGAGATCTTCGGGCCCGTCGTCTCGGTCATCCCCTACGACACCGAGAGCGACGCGGTCAGGATCGCGAACGACACGCCCTACGGGCTCTCCGGAACGGTGTGGACCGCCGATTTCGCCCACGGCATGGAGATCGCCGCGCGGATCCGGGCCGGGAACTACGGGGTCAACACCTTCGGCATGGAGAGCTGCGCGCCGTTCGGCGGCTTCAAGTCCTCCGGCGTCGGCCGGGAGAACGGCCCCGAGGGCTTCGCGCAGTTCATCGAGAAGAAAGCGGTGCATGTGCCGAAGGGCACGCGCGTCAACGGCGACGGGAGCAGGTCATGA
- a CDS encoding amidohydrolase family protein has protein sequence MTVTNDINSELPLDRDHPLLESIKDIKIIDVDTHLTEPGDLWTSRAPSKYRDLVPRVVHVKNSELAKMGVFRPKNTEDSETSPVWMAGEDIPLGFAGGASVINKSGQKVRGADFVHWPLTEVSPAASLVEPRLTLMDEVGIWGQILYPNAVGFGGQAMAQIQDPELRLTVLQIWNDAMAEMQEQSGGRIMGLGITPWWDIDLAVAEVQRIHDLGLHGINTNADPHNQGHPDLSEPYYAPFWEACESLDLSVNFHIGASVSQTSYAGSSPWPSLDWDTQIALGSTMLYIYNARVISNIIYSGLLDRHPRLKIVSVESGVGWIPFILDALDYQAVENNVDHLSMKPSDYFRRNIYACFWFESQGDFLNDISRIGIDNCMFETDFPHPTCLYPQPLNGIAKALGENNVPWEDRVKLLSGNAAKVYNIDVPTD, from the coding sequence ATGACCGTCACCAACGACATCAACAGTGAACTTCCGCTGGACCGGGACCACCCCCTGCTGGAATCGATCAAGGACATCAAGATCATCGATGTCGACACACACCTGACCGAGCCCGGTGACCTGTGGACCTCCCGGGCACCGTCCAAGTACAGGGACCTCGTCCCGCGGGTCGTCCACGTCAAGAACTCCGAGCTCGCCAAGATGGGCGTGTTCCGCCCGAAGAACACCGAGGACTCCGAGACGTCCCCCGTCTGGATGGCCGGGGAGGACATCCCCCTCGGCTTCGCGGGCGGTGCCAGCGTCATCAACAAGTCCGGCCAGAAAGTCAGGGGCGCGGACTTCGTCCACTGGCCGCTCACCGAGGTCTCGCCGGCCGCGAGCCTGGTGGAGCCCCGCCTCACACTCATGGACGAGGTCGGCATCTGGGGTCAGATCCTCTACCCCAACGCGGTCGGGTTCGGCGGCCAGGCCATGGCCCAGATCCAGGACCCGGAACTGCGGCTGACGGTTCTGCAGATCTGGAACGACGCCATGGCCGAGATGCAGGAGCAGTCGGGCGGCCGGATCATGGGCCTCGGTATCACCCCGTGGTGGGACATCGACCTCGCCGTCGCCGAGGTCCAGCGCATCCACGACCTGGGATTGCACGGCATCAACACCAACGCCGACCCGCACAACCAGGGCCACCCCGACCTCTCGGAGCCGTACTACGCGCCGTTCTGGGAGGCCTGCGAGAGTCTCGATCTGTCCGTCAACTTCCACATCGGTGCGAGCGTCTCCCAGACCAGCTACGCCGGCAGCAGCCCCTGGCCGTCCCTGGACTGGGACACGCAGATCGCTCTGGGCTCGACGATGCTCTACATCTACAACGCCCGCGTCATCTCCAACATCATCTATTCGGGTCTGCTCGACCGCCACCCCCGCCTCAAGATCGTTTCCGTCGAGAGCGGTGTCGGGTGGATCCCGTTCATCCTCGACGCCCTGGACTACCAGGCCGTCGAGAACAACGTCGACCACCTGTCGATGAAGCCGTCGGACTACTTCCGCCGCAACATCTACGCCTGCTTCTGGTTCGAGTCGCAGGGCGACTTCCTGAACGACATCAGCCGCATCGGCATCGACAACTGCATGTTCGAGACCGACTTCCCGCACCCGACCTGCCTCTACCCGCAGCCGCTCAACGGAATCGCCAAGGCGCTGGGCGAGAACAACGTGCCCTGGGAGGACCGGGTCAAGCTGCTCAGCGGCAACGCCGCCAAGGTCTACAACATCGACGTCCCCACCGACTGA